From Mobula hypostoma chromosome 8, sMobHyp1.1, whole genome shotgun sequence, the proteins below share one genomic window:
- the si:ch211-125o16.4 gene encoding neuroblast differentiation-associated protein AHNAK isoform X1 → MSHVMYIEQDLGWKRSDCDTKMNFSMDSGIAVVLPRDGGNLSNELTLTDSPSGGVIIRDIQKDSAVARIGTLKKGDQLNAVTIHFDNLSSEEVGKILKYADPYKKSLKFNAKDADYGLQNSYMGISDQAYQKLYNSKIKPHLKLANTGTGVGGLNINGKTPSIDVSRPKISSDFNAKLQASPTIDVKTPSFDISGPQGKIQLTDVKASTPKPGTGLINSEFDIKSPKGAIKMPDMEFKDPSFEMPSSNLKTDVKAPGIKIKSPKGGFDVNMPNADFQAPKFETPSANLHGPSISALDTGINMKAPKVKDVDLNLSTPNIDLEAPSIETDNFGAEGKMRFPKFKKPTFSLSGNKPKGPELDMSIPDVKADIKTPDVDLKGSVDLPDVKGKWKMPSFGLSGPKGPNVDFDGSLKAPGIDVSGPNVKGNFEGPDVDLKLPKGEMDANLPDANLTGGKFKLPGVKWPNNKLSLSGPDKGLNLPKGQLDLSAPDFQGDIKGPKLDLKGPNIDINGPNVDVPDAKGKFKMPSLKMPSFGLSGPKTPDLDIDGSLKGPGIDVSGPNIKGNFDTPDVDLNLPKGDIDINIPKAEINKPKFKMPVFKMPSANLSTPDTSLNLKAPEVTGDLDAKLKKPNLNITGIEGPDVNLGGNLKLPDADISAPDLKAGIRTPGIGFDKPQLNTDYDMPDMNLEVPEVKLKGPSIKKPSFNMSGGNVSVPDVDLNLPTPKLDLSTPKVEGDFKGPNVDINAPKVDGFGTEGKFKFPKFKKPTFSLSGNKPKGPELDMSLPDVKADVKTPDVDLKGGVDLPDMKGKWKMPSFGLSGPKGPNVDFDGSLKAPGIDVSGPNAKGNFEGPGVDLKLPKGEMDANLPDANLTGGKFKLPGVKWPNNKLSLSGPDKGLNLPEGQLDLSAPNFQGDIKGPNLDVKGPNIDINGPNVDVPDAKGKFKMPSLKMPSFGLSGPNTPDLDVDGSLKGPGIDVSGPNIKGNFDTPDVDLNLPKGDIDINIPKAEINKPKFKMPVFKMTSANLSTPDTSLNLKAPEVTGDLDAKLKKPNLSITGIEGPDVNLGGNLKLPDTDISAPDLKAGIRTPGIGFNKPQLNTDYDMPDMNLEVPEVKLKGPSIKKPSFNMSGGNVSVPDVDLNLSTPKLDLSTPKVEGDFKGPNIDINASKVDGFGTEGKFKFPKFKKPTFSLSGNKLKGPELDMSIPDVKADVKTPDVDLKGGVDLPDTIGKWKMPSFGLSGPKGPNVDFDGSLKVPGIDVSGPNVKGNFEGPDVDLKLPKGEIDADLPDAELKGGKFKLPGVKWPNNKLSLSGPDKGLNLPKGQLDLSAPDFQGDIKGPKLDFKGPNLDINGPNVDVPDAKGKFKMPSLKMPSFGLSGPKGPGVDFDGSVKVPSIDVSGPNVKGNFDTPDVNLKLPKGEIDADLPDAELKGGKFKLPGVKWPNNKLSLSGPDKGLNLPKGQLDLSAPDFQGDIKGPKLDFKGPNLDINGPNVDVPDAKGKFKMPSLKMPSFGLSGPKGPGVDFDGSVKVPSIDVSGPNVKGNFDTPDVNLKLPKGEMDANLPDANLTGGKFKLPGVKWPSNKLSLSGPDKGLNLPEGQLDLSAPNFQGDIKGPNLDVKGPNIDINGPNVDVPDAKGKFKMPSLKMPSFGLSGPKTPDLDIDGSLKGPGIDVSGPNIKGNFDTPNVDLNLTKGDIDINIPKAEINKPKFKMPEFKMSSANLSTPDTSLNLKAPKMTGDLDAKLKKPNLNITGIEGPDMNLGGNLKIPDADISAPDLKAGIQSAGIGFNKPELSTDYDMPDMNLEVPEIKLKGPSIKKPSFNMSGGKVSVPDVDLNLSTPKLDLSTPKVEGDFKGPNVDINAPKVDGFGTEGKFKFPKFKKPTFSLSGNKPKGPELDMSIPDVKADIKTPDVDLKGGVDLPDTKGKWKMPSFGLSGPKGPNVDFDGSLKAPGIDVSGPNVKGNFEGPDVDLKLPKGEIDADLPVAELKGGKFKLPGVKWPNNKLSLSGPDKGLNLPEGQIDLSAPNFQGDIKGPNLDLKGPNLDINGPNVDVPDAQGKFKMPSLKMPSFGLSGPKGPDVDFDGLSVDALGPNVKGNFETPDVDMKLPEAEIDANLPDAEFTGGKFKLPGVKWPSNKLSLSGPDNGLSLPKGQIDLSAPDIQGDIRGPRVDLKGPNVDINGPNVDVPNAKGKFKMPKVELPSFRMSGPKAPDLDVGGSVPSIGVSSPNIKGNYETPDFGMQGSSGNMDIKMPSTKWSSPDTNFSLKTPTVTSDVDAKLKVPTFKKPNVEISGMEQPSLNVGGNLNVPKAEIHAPSLKGDMDLKNPKNGIGFDMPDMNLEIPDISAKGSGLKKPSLNMSPGNVDLNLPTAHIKGGAGIDMSERKLKGASIGAKHTKNSVSSPNLNGEFREVGVDVNIPNPSAQINVPKVRLSTDENKFSRETFKIRSSSVSDLDDATAQGKYNANLQAKSSSTMNVNADSMSKKSKFKFSKLFNFNHKSKGSVDFTKAREANSSGRFTTKSIFPELEFSVSDN, encoded by the exons ATGTCCCATGTGATGTACATTGAACAG GATTTAGGTTGGAAGAGAAGCGATTGTGATACTAAAATG AATTTCAGTATGGACTCTGGCATAGCAGTTGTTCTGCCAAGGGATGGAGGAAATCTCTCTAATGAACTTACCCTTACTGATTCACCCAGTGGAGGTGTGATAATCAGAGACATACAGAAAGACTCCGCAGTTGCAAGAATTGGTACCCTGAAGAAAG gTGATCAACTGAATGCAGTAACAATACATTTTGACAACCTAAGTAGTGAAGAAGTTGGCAAAATACTGAAATACGCTGACCCATACAAAAAAAGTCTGAAATTTAATGCAAAAGATGCAGATTATGGATTACAAAATTCTTATATG GGAATTAGTGATCAAGCTTACCAAAAGTTGTACAACAGCAAGATCAAGCCCCACCTTAAGCTAGCAAACACAGGTACCGGTGTTGGTGGCCTAAATATCAATGGAAAAACACCTTCGATTGACGTAAGTAGACCGAAGATTTCTTCTGACTTTAATGCAAAACTACAAGCTTCACCAACTATCGATGTGAAAACACCTAGCTTTGATATCAGTGGTCCACAAGGTAAAATACAACTGACTGATGTTAAAGCTTCAACTCCGAAGCCTGGAACAGGATTGATAAACTCTGAGTTTGATATTAAATCACCAAAGGGGGCAATTAAGATGCCTGATATGGAATTTAAAGATCCGAGTTTTGAAATGCCATCATCAAATTTGAAGACTGACGTAAAAGCTCCTGGGATTAAGATTAAATCTCCAAAAGGGGGTTTTGATGTCAATATGCCAAATGCAGATTTTCAAGCCCCGAAGTTTGAAACTCCGTCAGCCAATTTACATGGACCAAGTATCTCAGCACTTGATACAGGCATTAACATGAAAGCACCAAAAGTCAAAG aTGTTGACCTGAATTTATCAACGCCAAATATTGATCTTGAAGCTCCAAGCATTGAAACTGACAACTTTGGTGCAGAAGGCAAAATGAGGTTCCCAAAATTTAAAAAACCTACATTTTCCCTCTCTGGAAATAAACCGAAAGGGCCTGAACTGGACATGTCTATACCAGATGTAAAGGCTGATATAAAAACTCCTGATGTGGACCTTAAAGGAAGTGTGGATCTTCCTGACgtgaaagggaaatggaaaatGCCCTCCTTTGGATTATCTGGACCCAAAGGACCCAATGTGGATTTTGATGGTTCATTAAAAGCGCCCGGTATTGATGTGTCAGGTCCAAATGTTAAGGGAAATTTTGAAGGTCCAGATGTTGACTTGAAACTTCCCAAAGGGGAAATGGATGCAAATTTGCCTGATGCTAACCTTACAGGAGGAAAGTTTAAATTACCTGGAGTGAAATGGCCAAATAATAAATTGTCATTGTCAGGTCCTGATAAGGGACTGAACTTACCAAAAGGTCAGCTAGATCTTTCTGCTCCCGACTTTCAGGGAGATATCAAAGGTCCAAAACTTGATCTCAAAGGCCCAAATATTGACATCAATGGTCCTAATGTTGATGTGCCTGATGCAAAGGGAAAGTTTAAAATGCCAAGCTTAAAGATGCCTTCCTTTGGTCTATCTGGACCCAAAACACCGGATCTGGACATTGATGGTTCCTTGAAAGGCCCTGGTATTGATGTGTCTGGTCCGAATATTAAAGGGAATTTTGACACTCCAGATGTTGACTTAAATCTTCCAAAAGGAGACATTGATATCAACATCCCCAAAGCAGAAATTAATAAACCAAAATTTAAAATGCCAGTGTTTAAGATGCCAAGTGCAAACTTGTCAACTCCAGACACAAGCCTGAACTTAAAAGCACCAGAAGTGACAGGCGATTTAGATGCAAAACTGAAGAAACCCAATTTAAATATTACTGGAATTGAAGGACCTGATGTGAACCTAGGTGGCAATCTTAAACTACCTGATGCTGATATTTCAGCTCCAGATCTTAAAGCAGGAATCCGAACTCCTGGCATAGGCTTTGATAAACCACAGTTAAACACAGATTATGATATGCCTGATATGAATCTTGAAGTTCCTGAGGTAAAGCTGAAAGGCCCAAGCATAAAGAAACCTTCATTTAATATGTCTGGAGGAAATGTTTCTGTTCCAGATGTGGACCTAAACTTACCAACACCAAAGTTAGACCTCTCTACTCCAAAAGTAGAAGGAGATTTCAAAGGTCCAAACGTTGACATAAATGCACCAAAAGTGGATGGCTTTGGCACGGAAGGTAAATTTAAGTTCCCAAAATTTAAAAAACCTACATTTTCCCTCTCTGGAAATAAACCAAAAGGGCCTGAACTGGACATGTCTCTACCAGATGTGAAGGCAGATGTAAAAACTCCTGATGTGGACCTTAAAGGAGGTGTGGATCTTCCTGAcatgaaagggaaatggaaaatGCCCTCCTTCGGATTATCTGGACCCAAAGGACCCAATGTGGATTTTGATGGTTCATTAAAAGCGCCCGGTATTGATGTGTCAGGTCCAAATGCTAAGGGAAATTTTGAAGGTCCAGGTGTTGACTTGAAACTTCCCAAAGGGGAAATGGATGCAAATTTGCCTGATGCTAACCTTACAGGAGGAAAGTTTAAATTACCTGGAGTGAAATGGCCAAATAATAAATTGTCATTGTCAGGTCCTGATAAAGGGCTGAACCTACCAGAAGGTCAGCTAGATCTTTCTGCCCCCAACTTTCAGGGAGATATCAAAGGTCCTAACCTTGATGTGAAGGGTCCAAATATTGACATCAATGGTCCTAATGTTGATGTGCCTGATGCAAAGGGAAAGTTTAAAATGCCAAGCTTAAAGATGCCTTCCTTTGGTCTATCTGGACCCAACACACCGGATCTGGATGTTGATGGTTCCTTGAAAGGCCCTGGTATTGATGTGTCTGGTCCGAATATTAAAGGGAATTTTGACACTCCAGATGTTGACTTAAATCTTCCAAAAGGAGACATTGATATCAACATCCCCAAAGCAGAAATTAATAAACCAAAATTTAAAATGCCAGTATTTAAGATGACAAGTGCAAACTTGTCAACTCCAGACACAAGCCTGAACTTAAAAGCACCAGAAGTGACAGGCGATTTAGATGCAAAACTGAAGAAACCCAATTTAAGTATTACTGGAATTGAAGGACCTGATGTGAACCTAGGTGGCAATCTTAAACTACCTGATACTGATATTTCAGCTCCAGATCTTAAAGCAGGAATCCGAACTCCTGGCATAGGCTTTAATAAACCACAGTTAAACACAGATTATGATATGCCTGATATGAATCTTGAAGTTCCTGAGGTAAAGCTGAAAGGCCCAAGCATAAAGAAACCTTCATTTAATATGTCTGGAGGAAATGTTTCTGTTCCAGATGTGGACCTAAACTTATCAACACCAAAGTTAGACCTCTCTACTCCAAAAGTAGAAGGAGATTTCAAAGGACCAAACATTGACATAAATGCTTCAAAAGTGGATGGCTTTGGTACAGAAGGTAAATTTAAGTTCCCAAAATTCAAAAAACCTACATTTTCCCTCTCTGGAAATAAACTGAAAGGGCCTGAACTGGACATGTCTATACCAGATGTGAAGGCAGATGTAAAAACTCCTGATGTGGACCTTAAAGGAGGTGTGGATCTTCCTGACACGATAGGGAAATGGAAAATGCCCTCCTTCGGATTATCTGGACCCAAAGGACCCAATGTGGATTTTGATGGTTCATTAAAAGTGCCCGGTATTGATGTGTCAGGTCCAAATGTTAAGGGAAATTTTGAAGGTCCAGATGTTGATTTGAAACTTCCCAAAGGGGAAATAGATGCAGACCTTCCAGATGCAGAACTTAAAGGAGGAAAGTTTAAATTACCTGGAGTAAAATGGCCAAATAATAAATTGTCATTGTCAGGTCCTGATAAGGGACTGAACTTACCAAAAGGTCAGCTAGATCTTTCTGCTCCCGACTTTCAGGGGGATATCAAAGGTCCTAAACTTGATTTCAAAGGCCCAAATCTTGACATCAATGGTCCTAATGTTGATGTGCCTGATGCAAAGGGAAAGTTTAAAATGCCAAGCTTAAAGATGCCTTCCTTTGGTCTATCTGGTCCCAAAGGCCCAGGTGTTGATTTTGATGGTTCAGTAAAAGTTCCCAGTATTGATGTGTCAGGTCCAAATGTTAAGGGAAACTTTGACACTCCGGATGTTAACTTGAAACTTCCCAAAGGGGAAATAGATGCAGACCTTCCAGATGCAGAACTTAAAGGAGGAAAGTTTAAATTACCTGGAGTAAAATGGCCAAATAATAAATTGTCATTGTCAGGTCCTGATAAGGGACTGAACTTACCAAAAGGTCAGCTAGATCTTTCTGCTCCCGACTTTCAGGGGGATATCAAAGGTCCTAAACTTGATTTCAAAGGCCCAAATCTTGACATCAATGGTCCTAATGTTGATGTGCCTGATGCAAAGGGAAAGTTTAAAATGCCAAGCTTAAAGATGCCTTCCTTTGGTCTATCTGGTCCCAAAGGCCCAGGTGTTGATTTTGATGGTTCAGTAAAAGTTCCCAGTATTGATGTGTCAGGTCCAAATGTTAAGGGAAACTTTGACACTCCGGATGTTAACTTGAAACTTCCCAAAGGGGAAATGGATGCAAATTTGCCTGATGCTAACCTTACAGGAGGAAAGTTTAAATTACCAGGAGTGAAGTGGCCAAGTAATAAATTGTCATTGTCAGGTCCTGATAAAGGGCTGAACCTACCAGAAGGTCAGCTAGATCTTTCTGCCCCCAACTTTCAGGGAGATATCAAAGGTCCTAACCTTGATGTGAAAGGTCCAAATATTGACATCAACGGTCCTAATGTTGATGTGCCTGATGCAAAGGGAAAGTTTAAAATGCCAAGCTTAAAGATGCCTTCCTTTGGTCTATCTGGACCCAAAACACCGGATCTGGACATTGATGGTTCCTTGAAAGGCCCTGGTATTGATGTGTCTGGTCCGAATATTAAAGGAAATTTTGACACTCCAAATGTTGACTTAAATCTTACAAAAGGAGACATTGATATCAACATCCCCAAAGCAGAGATTAATAAACCAAAATTTAAAATGCCAGAGTTTAAGATGTCAAGTGCTAATTTGTCAACTCCAGACACAAGCCTCAACTTAAAAGCACCAAAAATGACAGGAGATTTAGATGCAAAACTGAAGAAACCCAATTTAAACATAACTGGAATTGAAGGACCTGATATGAACCTAGGTGGTAATCTTAAAATTCCTGATGCTGATATTTCAGCCCCAGATCTTAAAGCAGGAATCCAATCTGCTGGTATAGGTTTTAATAAGCCTGAGTTAAGCACAGATTATGATATGCCTGATATGAATCTTGAAGTTCCTGAAATAAAGTTGAAAGGCCCAAGCATAAAGAAACCTTCATTCAATATGTCTGGAGGAAAGGTTTCTGTTCCAGATGTGGACCTAAACTTATCAACACCAAAGTTAGATCTCTCTACTCCAAAAGTAGAAGGAGATTTCAAAGGTCCAAACGTTGACATAAATGCTCCAAAAGTGGATGGCTTTGGCACGGAAGGTAAATTTAAGTTCCCAAAATTCAAAAAACCTACATTTTCCCTCTCTGGAAATAAACCAAAAGGGCCTGAACTGGACATGTCTATACCAGATGTGAAGGCAGATATAAAAACTCCTGATGTGGACCTTAAAGGAGGTGTGGATCTTCCTGACACGAAAGGGAAATGGAAAATGCCCTCCTTCGGACTATCTGGACCCAAAGGACCCAATGTGGATTTTGATGGTTCATTAAAAGCACCCGGTATTGATGTGTCAGGTCCAAATGTTAAGGGAAATTTTGAAGGTCCAGATGTTGATTTGAAACTTCCCAAAGGGGAAATAGATGCAGACCTTCCAGTTGCAGAACTTAAAGGAGGAAAGTTTAAATTACCTGGAGTAAAATGGCCAAATAATAAATTGTCATTGTCAGGTCCTGATAAAGGGCTGAACCTACCAGAAGGTCAGATAGATCTTTCTGCTCCCAACTTTCAGGGGGATATCAAAGGTCCTAACCTTGATCTCAAAGGCCCAAATCTTGACATCAATGGCCCTAATGTTGATGTCCCTGATGCACAAGGGAAGTTCAAAATGCCAAGCTTAAAGATGCCTTCCTTTGGTCTATCTGGTCCCAAAGGCCCAGATGTTGATTTTGATGGTCTCAGTGTTGATGCGTTGGGTCCTAATGTTAAGGGAAATTTTGAAACTCCAGATGTTGACATGAAACTTCCCGAAGCGGAAATAGATGCAAATTTGCCAGATGCAGAATTTACAGGAGGGAAGTTTAAATTACCAGGAGTGAAGTGGCCAAGTAATAAATTGTCATTGTCAGGTCCTGATAATGGGCTGAGCCTACCAAAAGGTCAGATAGATCTTTCTGCCCCAGACATtcagggggatatcagaggtccAAGAGTTGATCTCAAAGGCCCAAATGTTGACATCAATGGTCCTAATGTTGATGTCCCTAATGCAAAAGGAAAGTTTAAAATGCCAAAGGTTGAATTGCCTTCTTTCCGAATGTCTGGTCCCAAAGCACCTGATCTGGATGTTGGTGGTTCAGTGCCTAGCATTGGTGTGTCAAGTCCTAATATTAAGGGTAATTATGAAACTCCAGATTTTGGCATGCAAGGTTCAAGTGGAAACATGGATATTAAAATGCCTAGCACAAAGTGGTCAAGTCCAGATACTAACTTCAGTTTGAAAACACCAACTGTGACAAGTGATGTAGATGCAAAATTGAAGGTTCCAACTTTCAAAAAACCTAATGTGGAAATTTCAGGAATGGAACAGCCTTCCCTAAATGTAGGTGGTAATTTGAATGTTCCTAAGGCTGAAATACATGCTCCATCCCTTAAGGGAGATATGGACCTTAAAAATCCTAAAAATGGTATAGGTTTTGATATGCCTGACATGAACCTCGAAATTCCTGATATAAGTGCAAAAGGCTCGGGTTTGAAGAAGCCTTCACTTAACATGTCTCCAGGAAATGTAGATCTCAACCTACCTACTGCGCATATAAAAGGAGGTGCAGGTATTGACATGTCTGAAAGAAAACTGAAAGGTGCAAGCATAGGTGCCAAGCATACAAAAAATAGTGTTAGTTCTCCAAATTTGAATGGCGAGTTTCGTGAAGTTGGTGTTGATGTGAACATACCAAATCCTTCTGCTCAAATAAATGTTCCCAAAGTTAGACTAAGTACAGATGAGAATAAATTTTCaagagaaacatttaaaataagGTCATCATCTGTATCTGACCTTGATGATGCAACTGCACAGGGAAAATACAATGCTAATTTACAAGCAAAATCTTCCAGCACAATGAATGTCAATGCCGATTCCATGAGTAAAAAAAGTAAGTTCAAATTCTCAAAATTATTCAATTTTAATCATAAATCAAAGGGATCAGTTGATTTCACAAAGGCCAGGGAAGCAAATTCTTCTGGGAGATTTACAACAAAATCTATATTCCCAGAGCTTGAGTTTTCTGTGTCTGATAACTGA